Genomic segment of Thermoplasmata archaeon:
TCAAAAACTGTATCCTCCAGAATTTCTATCGGTTCTGCCCTGCTTTTAACTTCACTCTCTCTGCTGGTCTCTCCAAGTGCAGGCAAATTGAATAATGTGGCTAAAAGCAAAAATACGCTGAATAGAGCTCCAAATCTTCCAACAATCGCAGTTTTTCTCTCAGAATTCGCAAAAGTTCTCACCATAATGTAACTAAATGCAGGAATAATATAAAGATTTTGGAGGGTGGGACTGTTATTCGATGTCCTCAAAATCTACATTATACTTGATGCAGACAGATTGTTGTCTATCCAACTCTCTCGTAAATGTCTAAAATCTTTTTCTCAACATCTTGCAGTGTCCATATCTCCACATTTTCACACTCTTTTATATTCACATCCTTCCCCACCAGCAGGTATCTCTTTTCAAAATCTCCAAGTTCCTGCACTTTGGATGTTCTCTTTTTTAGGTTTTCTAAATCACGATGGTTTATTGTTCCCAACTTTACTTCCCCGAAAATCGCTAGCTTCTTTTTTTCATCAACTGCCAGAATGTCTATCTCATCTTCTTCTCTATTCCACCACTGTCCAACTCGCATCTCTGGATAAAGTGATGAATACAAAGCTAAAATAATCTCTTCATACACACGCCCAAGATAAGTATAAAAATCGTTCTTTATCTGGTTCCACACAGTATCCACTTTTCCGAGTTCTAGCATGTTTTTGTTCGGATACACGAATCTGAACCAGAAGGTGAAGTAGTTGTCTGCAAGCTTGTAGTGACGCATCTTCTTCTTACCAAATAGAGGTTTTTCTTCCTTCACTAAATTGCATTCCTTAAGCGCGCTGAGATACTTTGAGAGCGTGCCACTGTCCATGTTGGTGGTAGAAGCAATTTCAGAGAAGCGCCTTTTGCCATTACTTATTGCATGGAGAATTGAAAAGTATCTCTGAAATTCCCTGAATTCCATCCGCAGAAGAATTTCGGCTTCCTCGTATAGCACCCTATCTTTTCTCAGTATCACATCCTTTATGTTTTCTTCAGCACCCTTATTTTCGTCCGTCTGGACTATATAGTAAGGAATGCCATCCATTGCAGCATAAATTTTCAGAAATTCTAAAAAACTGTATTTTGGCATGAGCTTCCATGCCTCCCAAAACTTCATGTTTTCCACCTTCAACTGCAATGTCCTTCTCCCGTGCATCGGATAGCCGTAGGAAATACCATTTAATACCCGAACTCCATAGGCATAGTGATGTATGTTGACTTCAGCGTTGCCAGCATCATTGGGATTATCCCCGCCATTGTACTCCTCTACAACCTGCTGAAAAAGTATGAAAGACCCTATGTGGAGTTTGCCCTCTTTGATTTTGGCAGAGTAGGACTTGGGTTCGTTGTTGGGCTGTTTGTGGGTGTGGTTGTAGGCGTGGTGCGATATGTATTCTACGATGTCATAACCACATCAACATTTGTGGAGCCTGTTATTCTCATGTTGGCTTTCTTCCCCTTTTTTGAAGAATTACTCAAGCTCATCATCCTCAACACAAAGTTTTTCCACAGAAAATTCGACACTGTCTTTTATGGAATTTCACTCGGGACGAGCATTGGGCTGATGAGTTTTGTTTCTCTAGCACTCATCATGTTGCGTTCCACAGACCTTGGAGCAAGCCCGCATCTCATCGGTGTGCTCCTCCTAGTAGCTATGAACTTCATCTTCATAAATGCCTTTACTGGTTCCGTGATTGGTTATGGCGTTCAAGCAAACAAAATCTGGAGCCATTTGGTGAGGGCTGTGCTTTTCAGTGCCATCAACAATTTCCTGCTCTTCCCGTTTTTCCGTGCGATGCCAGTGCTCATGTATCTCTTCTTGATTTTTGCATTTGTTTATTCAATCTTCACACTCTACCTTGTGGAACGGAGAGTAATTCCATCTGCAATTCCAGAGCAAGTAAAGAAAGAAATAAGAGAATGGAGACGAAAACATGGTGGAAATTAAATGTCCATATTGTGGGTATGTGTTTGATACCGCAGGGGGATTACAATGTCCTGGTTGCGGTGCTACCTGGGCTGCGCCAACTCAACAGCCAGAGGTTGTGGAAGTCAAGCAAATTCCCAAAAAAAGGAGGAGCAGAGCCTGGGTTGGACCAGTGATCGGGTTGATTGTGCTCTTTATAATAATTATCTTGATACTTTACACGCCACTTGGCTCCTACCTGGTCCACTTTTTTTCTGGCACACCAGCATCTGCCACATTCACTGTGAAGCGTGAGGTTAGCTTCATAAGTTCAAAACCGATAAGTTATGAGTTTCACATGCCGAAAATGGTTTCTGGCATAGGACAGGAGGTGCGAAATGTTGAGCCACTTGAGGGTGCGGGAGAACTCACTGTGAATGGGACCACATGGTATGTCTGGAAAGCCAGCGAAAAGATAAGCGGCACAGCAAGCGTCACTTTCACAGTGCATGCGAAAGAGATGAAGTGGAAGATAAGTGCGGGCGATGCTGCAGATGACTCAAAAATACCTGCAGAGCTCAAGGCAAAGTATCTGGGTAGGGAATGGAAAATTG
This window contains:
- a CDS encoding ATP-binding protein gives rise to the protein MKFWEAWKLMPKYSFLEFLKIYAAMDGIPYYIVQTDENKGAEENIKDVILRKDRVLYEEAEILLRMEFREFQRYFSILHAISNGKRRFSEIASTTNMDSGTLSKYLSALKECNLVKEEKPLFGKKKMRHYKLADNYFTFWFRFVYPNKNMLELGKVDTVWNQIKNDFYTYLGRVYEEIILALYSSLYPEMRVGQWWNREEDEIDILAVDEKKKLAIFGEVKLGTINHRDLENLKKRTSKVQELGDFEKRYLLVGKDVNIKECENVEIWTLQDVEKKILDIYERVG
- a CDS encoding transglutaminase-like domain-containing protein is translated as MVEIKCPYCGYVFDTAGGLQCPGCGATWAAPTQQPEVVEVKQIPKKRRSRAWVGPVIGLIVLFIIIILILYTPLGSYLVHFFSGTPASATFTVKREVSFISSKPISYEFHMPKMVSGIGQEVRNVEPLEGAGELTVNGTTWYVWKASEKISGTASVTFTVHAKEMKWKISAGDAADDSKIPAELKAKYLGREWKIDPYLPEIQNLASNLTKNSTNVYDKLEAIYKYIQQKIRYVKGSSGEPNDPLTTLHTGVGDCDDQSILFCSLARAVGVPAWLELGAIYIQMEGKWGPHAWVRTYIPYKSGSGAYVNIDTANSMFLTRDALRYTDWVSTGNGDDLKFYYFFFTYSYLGSAPTVNLSDNYITISMKTEFA